In Gammaproteobacteria bacterium, the genomic window GGATGACGGTCATGTCCTGCCGCACACTACCCTTGCCGGGCGTGTACAGGTGCACGCTGTCGTCGATCAGGTGATAGACGCCCTTGAAGCGCTTGCCCATGCCGATCGGCCAGGTGACGGGCGCGCACTGAATCTTCAACACCGCCTCCACCTCGTCGAGCAGGTCGACGGGCTCGCGCCCCTCGCGATCGAGCTTGTTGATGAAGGTCATGATGGGTGTGTCACGTAACCGGCAGACCTCCATCAATTTGATGGTGCGCTCCTCCACACCCCTGGCCACATCGATCACCATGAGCGCCGAGTCGACCGCCGTCAGGGTGCGATAGGTGTCTTCCGAGAAATCTTCGTGGCCCGGCGTGTCCAGCAGGTTGACCATGCAGCCCTTGTAGGGAAACTGCATGACCGACGAGGACACGGAGATGCCGCGCTGCTTCTCCAGATCCATCCAGTCGGAGGTCGCGTGGCGTGCGGCCTTGCGGCCCTTGACGGTGCCGGCGAGCTGGATGGCGCCGCCGAACAACAGCAGTTTCTCCGTCAGCGTGGTTTTGCCGGCATCGGGATGGGAAATGATGGCGAAGGTGCGGCGGCGGGCCGCTTCACGGGTCAGATCGGACATGGGGTACGCAGCTCAGGAATGCCGCGGCATTGTACCGGATCGGGCGTCTCCACGCGATGGGGGTGCGATGGGGGCGCGACGGAAACGCACCGCAGGCGAGCCGGCCACGGCATCGGCAAGTCAGCCACGGAACCCACGGAACGACACGGAAAGAATACACAGCGTAAACCCGGGGTCATCTCCCCGTAGTTTGGTCTCCGGGCCTTGCACAATGAGCCCTTTTCCGTGTCATTCCGTGTGCTTCTGTGGTCAAGAAAGGTTCAACCAAGCACCATTGACCTCCGGCCGCATGCGGGCGATCCGTGTTTTCCGTGGCGCTTTGCCTGCAGTTCACAGACTCAGTGCGAAGATCAGTGCGTCCTCGCGTCCCTGCTCGGCCGGATAGTAATTCTTGCGCGAGCCGACCTCGTTGAAGCCCAGGCTCTGATAGAGGTGCAGGGCGGCAGGGTTGGACGGCCGCACCTCGAGCAACAGGGTGTCGGCGCCATGCCGGCGGGCCAGGGCGATCAGTTGGGTGAGCATCCCGCGCCCGAAGCCGCTGCCCTGCGATTCGGGGCGCACACACAGATTAAGGACATGCGCCTCGCCGGCGGCGATGCTCATGACGCCGTAGGCCTGGATCACGCCGCGCCGCTCGTACAGCCAGCAGGTGTAGCCGACCCGGAGGCAGTCGCGCAGGATACCGATCGTCCAGGGGTAGGGGTAGGCACGGCGCTCGATCTCCATGATCTCCGGGAGGTCAGCCTCGGCCATGGGACGAAATTTGCTGTCCGCCGATCGCAGGATGGCGCTCATTGCCCGCCCTCCACCGCACGCTCATGGAGCACGCGCACCGCGAACTGGAGATCCTCCCAGGCCATGCGCTTGTCCGCCGGCGTACGCAGCAGGTAGGCCGGATGGTAGGTGACGATCACCGGGATGTGCAGCGGGCCGTACGGGTGAACGTGCCCGCGCAGGCGCTTCAACGGCAGGTCGGTTTTGAGCAGATTCTGGGCTGCGATGCGCCCGACCGCCAAGATCAGGCGCGGCCGGATGAGGGCGATCTGGCGCTGCAGATAGGGCTCGCAGCAGGTGACCTCGCCGACCTGTGGGTCGCGGTTACCGGGGGGACGGCACTTGAGGAGGTTGGCGATGTAGACCGTCTGTCGATCGAGGCCGATTGCCGCCAGCATGTTGTCGAGCAGCTGTCCGGCATGGCCGACGAACGGCTCGCCGCGCCGGTCCTCCTCGGCACCCGGTGCCTCGCCGATGATGAGCCAGTCGGCAGCGGGGTTGCCGACGCCGAATACCGTCTGGGTGCGGGTGCGATGCAGCTCGCAACGGGTGCAGGCCGCGACTTCAGCCTGCAACGCCGCCCAGTCGTCCGGCTCGTCGGCATCGGTAGGGATCCCGGCCACCGCCACGGGTGGCGGCGGCACGCCGCGCCGCCGCCACACCTCGATGCCCATCGCGCGCAGATACCCAGCCTGCCGTTCTGCCACCACTCCTCAGCCCCCTCCTCGGCCCTAGCACCTAGAACCTAGCACCTGCCCTTGTCATACATCCCCCAGCTGCGGGTGCTCGCGCGCCGGCGTCGCCAATACCTTGTTCAGGGCATTGATGTAGGCCTTGGCGGAGGCGATGACGATATCGGTATCGGCCCCCTGGCCGTTGACGATACGCCCGCCCTTCTCCAGCCGCACCGTCACCTCGCCCTGCGAGTCTGTGCCGCTGGTGATGTTGTTGACCGAATAGAGCTGCAGCTCGGTGCCGCTCGCAACGATCGCCTCGATGGCGCGGAAGGATGCATCCACCGGGCCGCTCCCCCGGGCCGACGCATGCAGCTCCTCGCCATCGACCGCCAGGGTGATCTCGGCCAAAGGGATTTCGCCCGTCTCTGAGCAGACCTTGAGCGCCACCAGCTTGAAGCGTTCGTGCTCCGCGGCGAGTTGCGCCTCGGAGGCCAGCGCCTGCAGGTCCTCGTCGTAGATATCGTGCTTCTTGTCGGCCAGATCCTTGAAGCGCGCAAAGGCCTCGTTCAGGGCCTCCTCAGATGCGAAGTCGATGCCGAGATCGACCAGCCGGCTGCGGAAGGCGTTGCGGCCCGAATGCTTACCCAGCACGATGCGATTGGCCGCCCAACCGACGTCCTGGGCGCGCATGATTTCGTAGGTCTCGCGGCTCTTGAGCACCCCGTCCTGATGGATACCGGACTCGTGTGCAAAGGCGTTGGCGCCGACGATGGCCTTGTTCGGCTGCACCGGAAAGCCGGTGATCGAGGACACCAACCGCGAACAGGTCATGATCTGGGTGGTGTCGAGGCCGGTATCGCAGGAGAACAGGTCGCGGCGGGTGCGCACCGCCATGACGACCTCCTCGAGTGCGGCGTTGCCGGCGCGCTCACCCAGGCCATTGATGGTGCATTCGACCTGACGCGCGCCGTTGAGCACTGCGGACAGCGAATTCGCCACCGCCAGGCCGAGGTCATTGTGGCAATGCACGGAGAATACTGCCTTGTCGGAGTTCGGCACGCGCTCGATCAACCGCCGGATCAGTTCACCGAACTGCTGCGGCAGATTGTAGCCGACGGTATCCGGGATGTTGACCGTGCGGGCACCGGCGTCGATCACCGCCTCGATGATGCGACAGAGGAAATCAAACTCTGAACGGCCAGCGTCCTCGGGGGAGAATTCCACGTTGTCGGTGTACTGTCGGGCCCGCTTGACGGCGCGCACTGCCTGCTCGACCACCTGATCGGGCTCCATACGCAGCTTCAGCTTCATATGGATGGGTGAGGTCGCAATGAAGGTATGGATACGCGCGCTGCTGGCCGGCTTGAGCGCCTCGCCGGCACAGTCGACGTCCTTGTCGAGCGCGCGCGCGAGCCCGCAGACGGTGCTGTCGCGCACGGCGCGGGCGACGGCCTCGACGGCCTCGAAATCGCCGCGGCTGGCGACCGGGAAACCGGCCTCGATCACGTCCACACGCATGCGCTCCAGCGCCTTGGCGATACGGACCTTCTCATCGCGGGTCATGGACGCGCCGGGGCTTTGTTCGCCGTCGCGCAGGGTCGTGTCGAAAATGATGAGTTTGTCTGGCTGACTCATAGCTGTCTGACTCCATCGGGTTCCGGCCGCCGGGTCCGGCCGGGGGGTCCCACCTGGCGCGTCAATATAACAGAGCATGTGCCGGTCTGCGCGCCGGGCGGTGGAAAATTCAATGAAATAAAGGGGAAAGGTATGCGCTGCCTAGGGCAGCAGCAGGAGGTTCAGGCGCAGGCCAGCAATCGCGGCACGCAGGGCGCGTGGCGGCGAGGTGATCGGCTTGTGGGGCATGTGCGCCATGTCGAAGGAGTTGCTCGATTCCGTCTGAATGAACGTAGCCCGACTATAAACCACGTGCTGGCGTCCTGCCAAGAGGGGCGGTGTCGCGGTTATACCATCCCACTCTGCGAGGTATGGGGAGAGCATGGAAGCAGACGCTATGGCGGGTTTCTCGTTCCGTGTCTTTCCTGGCCGGGAGATGCCTGAAAATTTCAGTCGTCGCTACGTCGCCGCCAGCGGCCCACTATGGCGCGGGGTGTACACCTTGACGCACCCCGCGTCGCCTCAGCGCGGTGACATTGGCTGCAGGCCGGCGTTGAAGACGTCAGCATCGTGGATACCGGCCGTGTCCGTCACCTCGAAGGCGCCGATGGCGTTATGGCCGGCGTTCACGAACGCACCCTGGACCGTACCGGTGGCGATATTGCTGCTGAAGCGGGCGGCATCGGACACGAAGCCCGAATCCTGGATCTGGCCACCGGCGTCGAACTGGACCTGGGAGCCCGTGAACTGGCCGGTCCACTCGGAGGTACCGAAATTCATGGTCATGCGCACATCGGTCGCGCCGCGCATGCTGCTCGCCGTCGACCCTTCATAGACGCCGACGACCGCGCCGCCAAGGTCGAGTTGGTCCATGAGCGCGGCCATCTCGCCCGCGGTCGCGGCGGTACCCACCCTGAATTCACCGTCCAGCGCAGACCCGGTGATCTGCCGCCAGAAGCCTTCCACGATATCGGTCTCACCCGCAACGATGCGGCCACCGGCCTGCGAAGGATCATCCAGATCCGTGGAGCGGAACCGGGTCGGCCCGATCGTGGCCGGCAGATCCCCCGAGGCGATCTCGCCGGGTTCGCCGGGATTCACACGGAAACCCACCGTTCCACCGCCCTCACCGTCGGCCTGGAGTTCGAGCGCGAACAGACCGGTGGTGCTGTCGTCCGTCGAACCGTCGGGGTTGCGCCGATCGATGCGGGTGAAGCCGCAGGCCGCACCCGCTGCACAGGGGACTTGAACGACGGGTTCCGGCGTGGGTCCCGGCTCGGCCTCCGCCTGGGGCTCGGGGCAGTTCGCGGCGGCCTCGCAGCGGTCGAGATCATTGCTTCCCGCCGGGGCGAAGGCGAGCAGGTC contains:
- the rimI gene encoding ribosomal protein S18-alanine N-acetyltransferase, whose product is MSAILRSADSKFRPMAEADLPEIMEIERRAYPYPWTIGILRDCLRVGYTCWLYERRGVIQAYGVMSIAAGEAHVLNLCVRPESQGSGFGRGMLTQLIALARRHGADTLLLEVRPSNPAALHLYQSLGFNEVGSRKNYYPAEQGREDALIFALSL
- a CDS encoding uracil-DNA glycosylase, which translates into the protein MGIEVWRRRGVPPPPVAVAGIPTDADEPDDWAALQAEVAACTRCELHRTRTQTVFGVGNPAADWLIIGEAPGAEEDRRGEPFVGHAGQLLDNMLAAIGLDRQTVYIANLLKCRPPGNRDPQVGEVTCCEPYLQRQIALIRPRLILAVGRIAAQNLLKTDLPLKRLRGHVHPYGPLHIPVIVTYHPAYLLRTPADKRMAWEDLQFAVRVLHERAVEGGQ
- a CDS encoding 2-isopropylmalate synthase gives rise to the protein MSQPDKLIIFDTTLRDGEQSPGASMTRDEKVRIAKALERMRVDVIEAGFPVASRGDFEAVEAVARAVRDSTVCGLARALDKDVDCAGEALKPASSARIHTFIATSPIHMKLKLRMEPDQVVEQAVRAVKRARQYTDNVEFSPEDAGRSEFDFLCRIIEAVIDAGARTVNIPDTVGYNLPQQFGELIRRLIERVPNSDKAVFSVHCHNDLGLAVANSLSAVLNGARQVECTINGLGERAGNAALEEVVMAVRTRRDLFSCDTGLDTTQIMTCSRLVSSITGFPVQPNKAIVGANAFAHESGIHQDGVLKSRETYEIMRAQDVGWAANRIVLGKHSGRNAFRSRLVDLGIDFASEEALNEAFARFKDLADKKHDIYDEDLQALASEAQLAAEHERFKLVALKVCSETGEIPLAEITLAVDGEELHASARGSGPVDASFRAIEAIVASGTELQLYSVNNITSGTDSQGEVTVRLEKGGRIVNGQGADTDIVIASAKAYINALNKVLATPAREHPQLGDV